One genomic window of Gossypium hirsutum isolate 1008001.06 chromosome D11, Gossypium_hirsutum_v2.1, whole genome shotgun sequence includes the following:
- the LOC107926786 gene encoding receptor-like protein EIX1, which produces MEGYERSKLGGKINPSLLELKHLSILDLSNNNFSTMQIPEFFGLLGSLTYLDLSQAQFQGEIPHSLGNLSKLYYLDLRGDNWWPKDLEANSLQWVSVLFSLQYLDLSHVDLSEATDWLQVTFKHPSLLELHLSDCDFADDSSPISVNSSKSLAVLDLSWNYNCLSSIPMSIFSLHGLVSIDLASSSLKGPIPDYFGNISFLEVLDLSFNKFNSSIPDSLYSLNHLRFLSLSFNYLVGKISSAIGTLSSLIHLDLSYNMLEGRLPTSLEDLCNLKEVNLSYNKIDQDISEILQSLSRCSLNCLESLNLGTNYQLSGLLPDKLGQFKNLAYLSLAQNNISGLIPMSIGELSSLKSIDVSENQLNGTFPPSFGQLANLETLSFGHNVLEGVVSETHFSNLTRLTTLLASGNMLRFEPNSSWVPSFQCETIELQRWHLGPRFPQWFKFQKKLSGLDISHAGISDVIPTWFLNISAQFNYVNLSSNQLIGGIPYLNVRETLDLSSNRLTGPFPRVFPTLEDLILSNNSFLGFLSEFVCNSSEQR; this is translated from the coding sequence ATGGAAGGTTACGAAAGATCAAAGCTAGGAggcaaaataaatccttctttgcTCGAGTTGAAGCATCTCAGCATCCTAGACTTGAGCAATAACAATTTTAGCACCATGCAAATCCCGGAGTTTTTCGGTTTATTGGGGAGTTTAACATATCTTGACCTCTCTCAAGCACAATTCCAGGGAGAAATTCCTCACAGCCTTGGGAATCTCTCAAAGTTGTATTATCTTGATCTTCGAGGTGATAATTGGTGGCCGAAGGATCTCGAAGCGAACAGTCTTCAATGGGTTTCCGTACTATTTTCCTTGCAGTACCTTGATTTGAGTCATGTGGATCTTAGTGAAGCAACTGATTGGTTACAGGTAACGTTCAAACATCCTTCTTTGTTAGAGTTGCACTTGTCAGATTGCGATTTTGCAGATGATTCCTCTCCCATCAGTGTTAACTCTTCAAAATCACTAGCTGTCCTTGATCTTTCTTGGAACTACAACTGCTTATCTTCAATACCTATGTCGATATTCAGTCTTCATGGTCTTGTGTCCATTGATCTTGCTTCCAGCTCTTTGAAAGGCCCAATTCCAGACTACTTCGGGAACATCTCGTTTCTTGAAGTTCTTGATCTTAGTTTCAACAAATTCAATTCATCCATACCTGACTCCTTGTATAGTTTAAACCATCTTCGATTCCTTAGTCTTAGTTTTAATTACTTAGTAGGTAAAATTTCGAGTGCCATCGGAACCTTAAGCTCTCTTATTCACCTTGATCTTTCGTATAATATGCTGGAGGGAAGATTACCAACCTCTTTGGAAGATCTTTGCAATTTGAAGGAGGTGAATTTGTCATATAATAAAATTGATCAAGACATATCAGAAATCCTACAGAGTCTGTCCAGATGTAGTTTGAATTGCCTAGAGTCGCTGAATTTGGGAACTAATTACCAACTTTCTGGCCTTTTACCTGATAAACTCGGGCAATTTAAGAATTTAGCTTACCTGTCCCTTGCTCAAAACAACATTTCTGGTCTAATACCTATGTCCATAGGAGAGTTATCATCTTTGAAGTCTATTGATGTTTCTGAAAATCAATTAAATGGTACATTTCCTCCAAGTTTTGGACAATTGGCCAATTTAGAAACTCTAAGTTTTGGGCATAATGTGCTGGAAGGAGTTGTATCAGAAACCCACTTTTCTAATCTCACGAGGTTGACAACTTTGTTGGCATCCGGAAACATGTTGAGATTTGAACCAAACTCAAGCTGGGTTCCCTCGTTTCAGTGTGAAACTATCGAATTACAGCGATGGCATCTTGGCCCAAGGTTTCCCCAGTGGTTTAAGTTCCAAAAGAAATTGTCCGGTTTAGATATTTCTCATGCAGGAATTTCAGATGTCATACCAACTTGGTTTTTGAATATTTCTGCTCAATTTAACTATGTAAATCTTTCCTCTAATCAACTTATTGGAGGGATTCCATACTTGAATGTACGAGAGACTCTTGACTTGAGTTCAAACCGATTGACAGGTCCATTTCCAAGAGTATTCCCAACCTTAGAAGATTTAATTTTgtcaaataattcatttttaggaTTCCTTTCTGAATTTGTTTGCAACTCATCAGAACAAAGATAG